The Metabacillus schmidteae genome has a segment encoding these proteins:
- a CDS encoding YheC/YheD family protein: protein MTLIGMLHRRKDPSKVKKAYAYAAIAKLEKISFFYFTYGSVNLEQKKINGWIYENHEWIRKEMDFPDVVINSISPRNEKQRKIHTKLKEICEFTSFPVGNKMRVYMKIKKAKQFSNSIIPSHRVRKGEDVLKYFETQQTNVIKPLSGNHGKKVLFIKNISDQMYNITDGNQSYNFLKDDLIIYLDHLLSEKKYMLQPYIECKTKNGLTYDLRLHVQKNGKGEWGITLIYPRISGSKRLVSNISSGGYRGELDPFLMEEFGEDYVTIKKIVEQFALSFPKHFDSLYKYDFDELGIDVGIDSHQKLWIFEVNWRPGAKHREFEVAKQLIPYAKYLANNKKNKPLSAG, encoded by the coding sequence ATGACATTAATTGGAATGTTACATCGTCGAAAAGATCCATCCAAAGTAAAGAAGGCATATGCATATGCGGCAATTGCAAAATTAGAAAAAATCAGTTTTTTTTACTTTACTTACGGATCTGTGAATCTTGAACAAAAAAAGATAAATGGCTGGATTTATGAAAATCATGAATGGATACGTAAAGAAATGGATTTTCCAGATGTAGTAATCAATAGTATTTCACCTAGAAATGAAAAACAAAGAAAGATTCATACTAAACTAAAAGAAATCTGTGAGTTTACTAGCTTTCCGGTTGGAAATAAAATGAGAGTTTATATGAAAATTAAGAAAGCAAAACAATTTTCAAATTCTATTATTCCTTCACATAGAGTAAGAAAAGGAGAAGACGTATTAAAATATTTTGAAACACAGCAAACAAATGTAATTAAGCCATTGTCTGGAAATCATGGGAAAAAAGTATTGTTTATTAAAAACATAAGCGATCAAATGTATAACATAACAGACGGAAACCAATCCTATAATTTTCTAAAAGATGACCTAATAATATATTTAGATCATTTATTAAGTGAGAAAAAGTATATGCTTCAACCATATATCGAATGCAAAACGAAAAATGGTCTTACGTATGATTTGCGGCTTCATGTACAAAAGAACGGAAAAGGTGAGTGGGGGATTACACTTATATACCCTCGAATAAGTGGATCCAAGAGATTGGTCAGTAATATTAGCAGCGGGGGTTATCGAGGAGAACTTGATCCTTTCTTAATGGAGGAATTCGGAGAGGACTACGTAACGATAAAAAAAATAGTTGAACAATTTGCTTTGTCCTTTCCTAAGCATTTTGATAGTCTTTATAAATATGATTTTGATGAACTTGGGATTGATGTAGGGATTGATTCACATCAGAAACTTTGGATATTTGAAGTCAACTGGCGGCCAGGAGCAAAGCATCGAGAGTTTGAAGTGGCAAAACAACTAATTCCCTATGCTAAGTATTTAGCTAATAACAAAAAAAATAAGCCTTTATCAGCAGGTTAA